Proteins from a genomic interval of Hyalangium ruber:
- the mrdA gene encoding penicillin-binding protein 2 translates to MSQTLGQTTSGRELKRHFLYLGLALIAGLFVLAMQLYRLQIIQGEEYAAKSVANFVKEVRLRADRGVIKDRRGTILVDSRPSFDAFLIPAFCLDCSQKVLPKLAELLRWDEAQRLKLEAAVKAGRRNGAFQPVPVKVDLDRDEYDRLNARRDVLDGVDVVPVPHRNYRAGTVLSHVLGYMNEINPDELEKLNSEGARYALGDYVGRRGLERYFEGKLRGADGVRKEVVNARGQTLEELSGILGTDAVTPPTAGANVVLSLDMRLQEAAEQSFPGIAGGVVAIDVKTGFIRALVSRPGFDPNLLTGRITPAQLASLARDPMKPMINRVAAEHYPPGSIFKVVTALAAFKSGAFSPHTVVNCPGGYKLGSRVWRCHLDRGHGPRDGVQAMKSSCDVWYYKVADTLGLDVIAEMGEALGLGQPTGVGVMAEVPGIMPSTEYHNRVTPGGYFKGLALNSSIGQGDDNVTVLQMALLYAALANGGSLLKPQLVERLEGPDGKLLEAFEPQVVREVSIPEAHRRAVIEGLVATVNEVGGTAFGSRLKDVKVAGKTGTAQVARIGAVRLKTHQMDFFARHHAWFAGFAPADNPEIAVIVLNEHGGTGGVDAAPTGMAILQKYFELKKEDEVSPAPRLNQPYTPPPVLTVSPPR, encoded by the coding sequence GTGAGCCAGACGCTCGGGCAGACCACATCGGGGCGCGAGCTCAAGCGCCACTTCCTCTACCTGGGCCTCGCCCTGATCGCGGGACTGTTCGTGCTGGCCATGCAGCTGTACCGGCTGCAGATCATCCAGGGCGAGGAGTACGCCGCCAAGAGCGTGGCCAACTTCGTCAAGGAGGTGCGGCTGCGCGCCGACCGTGGCGTCATCAAGGACCGCCGGGGCACCATCCTCGTGGACAGCCGTCCGTCCTTCGACGCCTTCCTCATCCCCGCCTTCTGCCTGGACTGCTCGCAGAAGGTGCTGCCCAAGCTCGCGGAGCTGCTGCGCTGGGACGAGGCACAGCGGCTCAAGCTGGAGGCGGCGGTGAAGGCCGGCAGGCGCAACGGGGCCTTCCAGCCCGTGCCCGTGAAGGTCGATCTCGATCGCGATGAATATGACCGGCTCAACGCGCGCCGCGACGTGCTCGACGGCGTGGATGTGGTGCCCGTGCCGCACCGCAACTACCGCGCCGGCACCGTGCTCAGCCACGTGCTGGGCTACATGAACGAGATCAACCCCGACGAGCTCGAGAAGCTCAACAGCGAGGGCGCCCGCTACGCCCTGGGCGACTACGTGGGGCGGCGAGGCCTGGAGCGCTACTTCGAGGGCAAGCTGCGCGGCGCGGACGGGGTGCGCAAGGAGGTGGTGAACGCGCGCGGTCAGACCCTCGAGGAGCTCAGCGGCATTCTGGGCACGGACGCCGTCACGCCTCCCACCGCCGGCGCCAACGTGGTGCTCAGCCTCGACATGCGCCTGCAGGAGGCCGCCGAGCAGTCCTTCCCTGGCATCGCCGGCGGGGTGGTGGCCATCGACGTGAAGACCGGCTTCATCCGCGCCCTGGTGAGTCGCCCCGGCTTCGACCCGAACCTGCTCACCGGCCGCATCACCCCGGCGCAGCTGGCCTCCCTGGCGCGCGATCCGATGAAGCCGATGATCAACCGGGTGGCCGCCGAGCACTACCCCCCCGGCTCCATCTTCAAGGTCGTGACCGCGCTCGCCGCCTTCAAGTCCGGCGCGTTCAGTCCTCACACCGTGGTGAACTGCCCGGGCGGCTACAAGCTGGGCTCGCGTGTCTGGCGTTGTCACCTGGACCGCGGCCACGGGCCACGCGACGGCGTGCAGGCCATGAAGTCCTCCTGCGACGTCTGGTACTACAAGGTCGCCGACACGTTGGGGCTGGACGTCATCGCGGAGATGGGCGAGGCGCTGGGTCTCGGACAGCCCACCGGCGTGGGCGTGATGGCGGAGGTGCCCGGCATCATGCCCTCCACCGAGTACCACAACCGCGTCACCCCCGGCGGCTACTTCAAGGGACTCGCGCTCAACAGCTCCATCGGCCAGGGCGACGACAACGTCACCGTGCTGCAGATGGCGCTGCTGTATGCGGCCCTGGCCAACGGCGGCTCCCTGCTCAAGCCGCAGCTGGTGGAGCGGCTGGAGGGCCCCGACGGCAAGCTGCTCGAGGCGTTCGAGCCACAGGTGGTGCGCGAGGTGAGCATCCCCGAGGCCCACCGACGCGCGGTGATCGAAGGACTGGTGGCCACGGTGAACGAGGTGGGTGGGACCGCCTTTGGCTCACGGCTCAAGGACGTGAAGGTGGCGGGCAAGACAGGTACCGCCCAGGTGGCCCGCATCGGCGCGGTGCGCCTGAAGACCCACCAGATGGACTTCTTCGCCCGCCACCACGCCTGGTTCGCCGGGTTCGCGCCCGCCGACAACCCGGAGATCGCCGTCATCGTCCTCAACGAGCACGGCGGCACCGGCGGCGTGGACGCGGCGCCCACGGGCATGGCCATCCTCCAGAAGTACTTCGAGCTGAAGAAGGAGGACGAGGTCTCTCCCGCCCCCCGCCTCAATCAGCCCTATACCCCCCCGCCCGTGCTGACCGTGTCCCCGCCCCGGTAG
- a CDS encoding alpha/beta fold hydrolase, with protein MPEVRSKGASIHYEEMGREEPALLLVPGWCCSRAVFGSLSTRLSPRHRVLSMDLRGHGQSDAGSRDFTSDTLVEDLLAVVEASAARQVVPVALSHAGWFAIELRRRLGQRVPGLVLLDWIVLEPPPPFLAALTGLQSESWRQSRDALFGMWLQGVDSEDIFRFVREDMGSFSGEMWQRAAREIASGYNRDGYPLRALSALTPPVPTLHVYAQPEDPAYLMAQQSFAAEHPWFHVARLNARSHFPALEVPAEVAEHIERFLALIDRSASRDTQGPSAPTEAGA; from the coding sequence ATGCCTGAGGTTCGTTCCAAGGGAGCAAGCATCCACTACGAGGAGATGGGCCGCGAAGAGCCGGCACTGCTCCTCGTGCCTGGCTGGTGCTGTAGCCGCGCGGTCTTCGGCTCTCTCTCGACGCGCCTGAGCCCCCGGCACCGCGTACTCTCCATGGACCTTCGAGGCCATGGCCAGTCCGACGCGGGCTCCAGGGACTTCACCAGCGACACCCTCGTCGAGGATTTGCTCGCGGTGGTGGAGGCCAGCGCGGCGCGGCAGGTGGTGCCCGTCGCCTTGTCCCATGCGGGGTGGTTTGCCATCGAGCTCCGGCGCCGGCTCGGGCAGCGAGTCCCTGGGTTGGTATTGCTTGACTGGATCGTCCTGGAACCGCCCCCGCCATTCCTCGCGGCGCTCACGGGGCTGCAGTCCGAGTCCTGGCGGCAGAGCCGCGATGCACTCTTCGGCATGTGGTTGCAGGGCGTCGACTCGGAGGACATCTTCCGGTTCGTCCGCGAGGACATGGGCTCCTTCAGCGGGGAGATGTGGCAGCGAGCGGCCCGGGAGATCGCCAGCGGCTACAACCGGGACGGCTATCCGCTTCGTGCGCTCTCCGCCCTGACACCTCCGGTGCCGACGCTGCACGTGTATGCGCAGCCGGAGGATCCCGCCTACCTGATGGCGCAGCAGTCCTTCGCCGCTGAGCACCCGTGGTTCCACGTCGCCCGGTTGAACGCGCGCAGCCACTTCCCCGCGCTGGAGGTGCCTGCGGAGGTGGCCGAGCACATCGAGCGCTTCCTGGCGCTCATCGACCGCTCCGCTTCACGCGACACCCAGGGGCCTTCCGCCCCCACGGAGGCCGGCGCCTGA
- a CDS encoding DUF7218 family protein: MAAKKKSSSARKGGAATKNPRQYKALKRKGMPKARAAKIANAGKSASRKGGKKGGARSKSTSRSSKK; encoded by the coding sequence ATGGCCGCAAAGAAGAAGAGCAGCAGTGCCCGCAAGGGTGGCGCCGCGACCAAGAACCCGCGCCAGTACAAAGCCCTCAAGCGCAAGGGCATGCCCAAGGCCCGCGCCGCGAAGATCGCCAACGCCGGCAAGTCGGCCAGCCGCAAGGGCGGCAAGAAGGGCGGGGCTCGCAGCAAGTCCACCAGCCGCTCCAGCAAGAAGTAG
- a CDS encoding SDR family oxidoreductase, producing the protein MTQGAFAGRVVLITGASSGIGRAAARAYAAQGAHILLAARREEPLREAALEVEAFGVRALPVRCDITQPEDVERLMREAQAAFGGLDVLINNAGVGLFGPVEAISEEQLRQVFEVNFFALVRVTRAALPLLRQRPGGQIVNVSSVLGHRGLPLLGGYGAAKAAVNALTESLRAELAAERISVLLVSPGFTETEFRQTRLHAEGWRQSPPPLKQMSADEVAKAMVRASRRHHRDTVLTLPGRLMVLANRLAPSLFDRVARRMVTRMAKRPEP; encoded by the coding sequence ATGACCCAAGGAGCCTTCGCAGGGCGAGTGGTCCTCATCACCGGCGCTTCGAGCGGCATCGGCCGGGCGGCAGCCCGCGCGTACGCGGCACAAGGCGCGCACATCCTCCTCGCCGCCCGGCGCGAGGAGCCGCTCCGGGAGGCGGCGCTGGAGGTCGAGGCCTTCGGCGTCCGGGCACTGCCGGTGCGCTGTGACATCACCCAGCCGGAGGACGTGGAGCGGCTGATGCGCGAGGCGCAGGCCGCCTTCGGGGGGTTGGACGTCCTCATCAACAACGCGGGCGTCGGGCTGTTCGGTCCGGTGGAGGCCATCTCCGAGGAGCAGCTTCGCCAGGTGTTCGAGGTGAACTTCTTCGCCCTGGTCCGGGTGACGCGCGCCGCCCTGCCCCTGCTGCGCCAGCGCCCGGGCGGGCAGATCGTCAACGTGAGCTCGGTGCTCGGCCACCGAGGGCTGCCGCTGCTGGGGGGCTACGGCGCGGCCAAGGCGGCGGTGAACGCGCTCACCGAGTCGCTGCGCGCGGAGCTGGCCGCCGAGAGGATCTCCGTGCTGCTCGTCTCCCCGGGCTTCACCGAGACGGAGTTCCGCCAGACGCGGCTCCATGCCGAGGGCTGGCGGCAGAGCCCTCCCCCGCTCAAGCAGATGAGCGCCGATGAAGTGGCCAAGGCGATGGTGCGGGCCAGCCGGCGCCACCACCGCGACACCGTCCTCACCCTGCCCGGGCGCCTCATGGTGCTCGCCAACCGGCTCGCCCCGAGCCTCTTCGACCGCGTCGCGCGCCGCATGGTCACCCGGATGGCCAAGCGCCCGGAGCCATGA
- a CDS encoding SDR family oxidoreductase, with product MAPVALVTGSSTGIGLSVAVHLAKAGFEVVATLRNPEKADRLRARAAEEGVTLDIRALDVESDDSVRQCVQGVLQRHGHIDVLVNNAGVGFFGSLEQTPIEALRRIMEVNFFGVWRVTQAVFPSMRERRSGRIITMSSIGGLLGQPFGEAYSSAKFAVEGFMESLAHVARHLGIHLSLIQPGPVLTEFVNTVLVAGNGMAGEAGPYKPLFDAYISQSKAYFGPWQTGDDVARLTVEVATAAQPHLRYVTSERVRDMGARKYVDLTGATSIAFPRLNEPQA from the coding sequence ATGGCACCTGTCGCACTCGTTACTGGCTCCTCCACGGGCATTGGACTCAGCGTAGCCGTCCACCTGGCCAAGGCCGGCTTCGAAGTCGTGGCCACCCTGCGCAACCCGGAGAAGGCCGATCGCCTGCGTGCCCGCGCCGCCGAGGAGGGCGTCACGCTGGACATCCGCGCGCTGGATGTGGAGAGCGACGACTCGGTCCGCCAGTGCGTACAGGGCGTCCTTCAGCGCCACGGCCACATCGACGTGCTGGTGAACAACGCGGGGGTGGGCTTCTTCGGCTCGCTGGAGCAGACGCCGATCGAGGCCCTGCGGCGCATCATGGAGGTGAACTTCTTCGGCGTGTGGCGCGTCACCCAGGCGGTGTTCCCGTCGATGCGCGAGCGACGCTCGGGGCGCATCATCACCATGTCCAGCATCGGCGGGCTGCTCGGCCAGCCGTTCGGCGAGGCATACAGCTCGGCCAAGTTCGCGGTGGAGGGCTTCATGGAGAGCCTCGCCCATGTGGCGCGGCACCTGGGCATCCATCTCTCGCTCATCCAGCCTGGGCCGGTCCTCACGGAGTTCGTCAACACCGTGCTGGTGGCCGGCAACGGCATGGCCGGAGAGGCGGGGCCCTACAAGCCCCTGTTCGATGCATACATCTCCCAGTCCAAGGCCTACTTCGGCCCGTGGCAGACGGGCGATGACGTGGCACGCCTCACCGTCGAGGTGGCCACCGCCGCCCAGCCCCACCTGCGCTACGTCACCTCGGAGCGCGTGCGCGACATGGGAGCGCGCAAGTACGTGGACCTGACGGGAGCCACCTCCATCGCCTTCCCGCGCCTGAACGAACCCCAGGCCTGA
- the metH gene encoding methionine synthase yields the protein MSHLPAPLPPPSGENGRRVEALRAAMRERVLVLDGAMGTLIQNHDLKAGDFGGAEYEGCNEHLVLTRPDVIESIHADYFAAGADVTETDTFGGTPVVLGEFGLSHKALEINAEASRVARRAAAAAEAKDGRMRWVAGSIGPTTKAISVTGGITFEELVDNFAVQAEGLAVGGSDYLLVETCQDTRNIKAALLGIERAFRKLGYALPVAVSGTIEPMGTMLAGQSVESLAASLEHVELLYLGLNCATGPEFMTDHLRSLSAQCLVPVSCVPNAGLPDENGHYLESPEMIARSLRRFCEQGWLNVVGGCCGTQPGHIRAIADAVKGLTPRLATPRPRSTLSGVDYLEVTEDQRPIIVGERTNVIGSKKFKELIVAGQIEDASEIARAQVKRGAQVIDVCLANPDRDELEDMRRFLEVVIKKVRVPLMIDSTDEAVIAMALTYSQGKAIINSVNLEDGEERFEKVVPLARQYGAALVVGCIDEKGMAVTRQRKLEVAERSFELLTKKYGMRAEDLYFDPLVFPCASGDAQYTGSAVETIEGVRLIKQRFPQCKTVLGISNVSFGLPTAGREVLNSVFLYHCVQAGLDMALVNSEKLERYPSLPLEERTLSEDLLYNRNADPVTPFAAHFRERKPQKAATSSLPLEERLQRYIIEGTRDGLFADLDLAMQKYAPLEIINGPLMKGMDEVGRLFAANELIVAEVLQSAESMKAAVSHLEPHMSKAQAASRGKIVLATVKGDVHDIGKNLVEIILANNGFQVVNLGIKVPPEQLVKAVKEHQPDMLGLSGLLVKSAHQMVATAEDLKRAGVQVPILVGGAALSRNFVDKNIAPAYSGTVAYAQDAMSGLDLAKQIVDPAAHEKLRGDLSERRLKLAQEAQSRPKPSAPVSVLRSREVKVLEQVPPVPDYARHVLTNTPLDHIWKFINPVMLYGRHLGLRTSSRALGTPAEAELAKTEEGRKALALKEAVEEIKSFLRGGVMQARAVFQFFKAGSDGNRVLLFDGNTGEQKVAFEFPRQEKEAGVCLADYVKPLEGGAPRDNLCMFVTTAGSGIRELSEEFKAKGEFLKMHAVQALALETAEGYAELLHTQIRSMWSFPDKPDLTMLERFRAEYQGKRYSFGYPACPRLEDQALLFAALRPEEIGVQLTDGCMMEPEASVSAVVFHHPQAHYFSVT from the coding sequence ATGAGCCACCTGCCTGCTCCCCTCCCGCCGCCCTCTGGCGAGAACGGTCGCCGTGTCGAGGCCCTGCGCGCCGCGATGCGCGAGCGCGTCCTGGTCCTCGATGGCGCCATGGGCACGCTCATCCAGAACCACGACCTCAAGGCGGGGGACTTCGGCGGCGCCGAGTACGAGGGCTGCAACGAGCACCTGGTCCTCACCCGGCCCGACGTCATCGAGAGCATCCACGCCGACTACTTCGCCGCCGGCGCGGACGTGACGGAGACGGACACCTTCGGTGGCACGCCGGTGGTGCTCGGTGAGTTCGGCCTCTCGCACAAGGCGCTGGAGATCAACGCCGAGGCCTCCCGCGTGGCCCGCAGGGCCGCCGCCGCCGCCGAGGCGAAGGATGGGCGGATGCGCTGGGTGGCCGGCTCCATCGGTCCCACCACCAAGGCCATCTCGGTGACGGGCGGCATCACCTTCGAGGAGCTGGTCGACAACTTCGCCGTGCAGGCCGAGGGCCTGGCCGTGGGGGGCTCGGACTACCTGCTGGTGGAGACGTGCCAGGACACGCGCAACATCAAGGCGGCGCTGCTCGGCATCGAGCGGGCGTTCCGCAAGCTGGGCTACGCGCTGCCGGTGGCGGTGTCGGGCACCATCGAGCCCATGGGCACCATGCTGGCGGGCCAGTCGGTGGAGAGCCTCGCCGCCTCGCTGGAGCACGTGGAGCTGCTCTACCTGGGGCTCAACTGCGCCACGGGCCCGGAGTTCATGACGGACCACCTGCGCTCGCTCTCGGCGCAGTGCCTGGTGCCCGTCTCCTGCGTGCCCAACGCGGGCCTGCCGGACGAGAACGGGCACTACCTGGAGTCGCCGGAGATGATCGCCCGCTCGCTCAGGCGCTTCTGTGAGCAGGGCTGGCTCAACGTGGTGGGTGGCTGTTGTGGCACCCAGCCCGGCCACATCCGCGCCATCGCCGACGCGGTGAAGGGGCTCACGCCTCGCCTCGCCACCCCGCGCCCGCGCTCCACGCTGTCCGGCGTGGACTACCTGGAGGTGACCGAGGACCAGCGCCCCATCATCGTCGGCGAGCGCACCAACGTCATCGGCAGCAAGAAGTTCAAGGAGCTCATCGTCGCCGGGCAGATCGAAGACGCCTCGGAGATCGCCCGCGCCCAGGTGAAGCGCGGCGCCCAGGTCATCGACGTGTGCCTCGCCAACCCGGACCGGGACGAGCTCGAGGACATGCGCCGCTTCCTGGAGGTGGTCATCAAGAAGGTGCGCGTGCCCTTGATGATCGACTCCACGGACGAGGCCGTGATTGCCATGGCGCTCACCTACAGCCAGGGCAAGGCCATCATCAACTCGGTCAACCTGGAGGACGGTGAGGAGCGCTTCGAGAAGGTGGTGCCGCTGGCGCGCCAGTACGGCGCGGCGCTGGTGGTGGGTTGCATCGACGAGAAGGGCATGGCTGTCACTCGCCAGCGCAAGCTGGAGGTGGCCGAGCGCTCCTTCGAGCTGCTCACGAAGAAGTACGGCATGCGGGCCGAGGACCTGTACTTCGATCCGCTCGTGTTCCCGTGTGCCTCGGGCGATGCGCAGTACACGGGCAGCGCGGTGGAGACCATCGAGGGCGTGCGCCTCATCAAACAGCGCTTCCCTCAGTGCAAGACGGTGCTGGGCATCTCCAACGTGTCCTTCGGCCTGCCCACCGCGGGCCGCGAGGTGCTCAACTCCGTGTTCCTCTACCACTGCGTCCAGGCGGGCCTGGACATGGCGCTCGTCAACTCGGAGAAGCTCGAGCGCTACCCGTCGCTGCCCCTGGAGGAGCGCACCCTCTCGGAGGACCTGCTCTACAACCGGAACGCCGACCCGGTGACGCCCTTCGCGGCGCACTTCCGCGAGCGCAAGCCGCAGAAGGCCGCCACCAGCTCGCTGCCGCTGGAGGAGCGGCTGCAGCGCTACATCATCGAGGGCACGCGCGACGGCCTGTTCGCGGACCTGGATCTGGCGATGCAGAAGTACGCGCCGCTGGAGATCATCAACGGGCCGCTGATGAAGGGCATGGACGAGGTGGGTCGGCTCTTCGCCGCCAACGAGCTCATCGTCGCCGAGGTGCTCCAGAGCGCCGAGTCCATGAAGGCGGCGGTGAGCCACCTGGAGCCGCACATGAGCAAGGCCCAGGCCGCCTCGCGCGGGAAGATCGTCCTCGCCACGGTGAAGGGGGACGTTCACGACATCGGCAAGAACCTGGTGGAGATCATCCTCGCCAACAACGGCTTCCAGGTGGTGAACCTGGGCATCAAGGTTCCGCCCGAGCAGCTGGTGAAGGCCGTGAAGGAGCACCAGCCGGACATGCTCGGCCTCTCCGGCCTGCTGGTGAAGAGCGCCCACCAGATGGTGGCCACCGCGGAGGACCTCAAGCGCGCCGGCGTGCAGGTGCCCATCCTGGTGGGTGGCGCCGCGCTCAGCCGCAACTTCGTGGACAAGAACATCGCCCCCGCCTACTCGGGCACGGTGGCCTACGCGCAGGACGCCATGAGCGGCCTGGACCTGGCCAAGCAGATCGTCGATCCCGCGGCCCACGAGAAGCTCCGCGGAGACCTGTCCGAGCGGCGCCTGAAGCTGGCCCAGGAAGCCCAGTCGCGCCCCAAGCCGAGCGCCCCCGTCTCCGTGCTGCGCAGCCGCGAGGTGAAGGTGCTCGAGCAGGTGCCGCCGGTGCCGGACTACGCGCGGCACGTGCTGACCAACACCCCGCTCGACCACATCTGGAAGTTCATCAACCCGGTGATGCTCTACGGGCGCCACCTGGGCCTGCGCACCTCGTCGCGTGCGCTGGGCACTCCGGCCGAGGCGGAGCTGGCCAAGACGGAGGAGGGCCGCAAGGCGCTGGCCCTCAAGGAGGCGGTGGAGGAGATCAAATCCTTCCTGCGCGGTGGGGTGATGCAGGCGCGCGCCGTCTTCCAGTTCTTCAAGGCGGGCAGTGACGGCAACCGCGTGCTGCTCTTCGACGGGAACACCGGCGAGCAGAAGGTGGCCTTCGAGTTCCCCCGCCAGGAGAAGGAGGCTGGGGTGTGTCTGGCCGACTACGTGAAGCCCCTGGAGGGCGGGGCGCCGCGCGACAACCTGTGCATGTTCGTCACCACCGCGGGCTCGGGCATCCGCGAGCTGTCCGAGGAGTTCAAGGCCAAGGGCGAGTTCCTCAAGATGCACGCCGTGCAGGCCCTGGCCCTGGAGACGGCCGAGGGCTACGCGGAATTGCTGCACACGCAGATCCGCAGCATGTGGAGCTTCCCGGACAAGCCGGACCTGACGATGCTGGAGCGCTTCCGCGCGGAGTACCAGGGCAAGCGCTACTCGTTCGGCTACCCGGCCTGCCCGCGCCTGGAGGACCAGGCGCTGCTCTTTGCCGCGCTGCGTCCAGAGGAGATCGGTGTCCAGCTGACAGACGGCTGCATGATGGAGCCGGAGGCCTCGGTGTCCGCCGTCGTCTTCCATCATCCTCAGGCGCACTACTTCTCTGTGACATAG
- the mutY gene encoding A/G-specific adenine glycosylase, whose protein sequence is MSKRTSPALASHVPEAQRLSTIRGPLLAWYDRERRDLPWRRTRDAYAIWLSEVMLQQTQVSTVIPYWERFLARFPTVEALAQAPLEEVLTGWKGLGYYSRARNLHRAAQEVVARFGGRLPSTAEELLTLPGFGRYTAGAVASIAFGEQAPLVDGNVARVLSRLFEVEGLPGDRAREARLWELARALVQGERPGDFNQALMEHGATVCRPESPLCLLCPVRTACGAFKRGRVDELPPAKVRAPPKRLTLVLAVWPHEDALLFARRAEKGLFGGLWELPAAEVEPEAEHTVAAESLSKALGVQVAPEAELGTVRRQLTHRALTLRLLRVSGPRRPSRAPAFHELRWCTPDQAAGLGMSTAMLRALEAALAAGVLGR, encoded by the coding sequence ATGAGCAAACGCACCTCTCCCGCCCTCGCCTCCCACGTCCCGGAAGCACAGAGGCTCTCCACCATTCGCGGACCGCTGCTGGCCTGGTACGACCGCGAGCGTCGGGATCTTCCCTGGCGCCGCACTCGGGACGCCTACGCCATCTGGCTCAGCGAGGTGATGCTGCAGCAGACGCAGGTGTCCACCGTCATCCCCTACTGGGAACGGTTCCTCGCGCGCTTTCCCACGGTGGAGGCGCTGGCCCAGGCGCCACTGGAGGAGGTGCTCACCGGGTGGAAGGGGCTCGGCTACTACTCTCGCGCGCGCAACCTGCACCGCGCCGCCCAGGAGGTGGTGGCCCGCTTCGGCGGCCGGCTGCCCTCCACGGCGGAGGAGCTGCTCACCCTGCCCGGCTTCGGCCGCTACACGGCGGGCGCCGTGGCCTCCATCGCGTTTGGAGAGCAGGCCCCCCTGGTGGACGGCAACGTGGCGCGCGTGCTCTCCCGCCTCTTCGAGGTGGAGGGACTTCCCGGAGACCGGGCGCGCGAGGCCCGCCTTTGGGAATTGGCCCGCGCGTTGGTACAGGGCGAGCGTCCGGGAGACTTCAACCAGGCCCTCATGGAGCACGGGGCCACCGTGTGCCGGCCGGAGAGCCCCCTGTGCCTGCTGTGTCCGGTACGCACCGCCTGCGGGGCCTTCAAGCGCGGCCGCGTGGACGAGCTGCCCCCCGCCAAGGTCCGCGCCCCTCCCAAGCGCCTGACGCTCGTACTCGCCGTGTGGCCCCATGAGGACGCGCTGCTGTTCGCCCGACGCGCGGAGAAGGGGCTCTTCGGCGGCCTGTGGGAGCTCCCCGCCGCCGAGGTGGAACCTGAGGCCGAGCACACCGTGGCCGCCGAGAGCCTCTCGAAAGCACTGGGAGTCCAGGTGGCCCCCGAGGCCGAGCTGGGAACGGTGCGGCGCCAGCTCACCCACCGCGCCCTCACCCTGAGGCTGTTGCGCGTCTCTGGCCCCCGGCGCCCCTCCCGCGCTCCGGCCTTCCACGAGCTGCGCTGGTGTACCCCTGATCAGGCCGCCGGACTGGGCATGAGCACTGCCATGCTGCGCGCCCTGGAGGCCGCGCTCGCCGCCGGTGTGCTCGGCCGCTGA
- a CDS encoding PD-(D/E)XK nuclease family protein produces the protein MRRNTLTNDFSWSKSRHEKFNECLKSYYLYYYGSWGGWEAEAPKDVRELYVLKKLSNRYTWAGSVVHESIRDVLLDVRAGRAVDAAAVEARARKQMQDDFRHSQKKAFWTQKYRKGFTGLVEHEYAEAVADEAWKQNWETVRAALAWFFSSRWPALARSLKPAQWLEVDAGFDFSHFTMDGVKVFAIPDFAYLDETGAPVVVDWKTGKAREGYDEQVLGYALYVAQRYKFPLDKVRASLVYLNAGLEQDVHVDLASLESFKGRFTESVARMRGMLKDVATNTPQDASAFPMTQELSSCVRCAFRRPCGRLEAAAQATQASKVA, from the coding sequence ATGCGGCGCAACACCCTTACCAACGACTTCTCCTGGTCCAAGAGTCGCCACGAGAAGTTCAACGAATGCCTCAAGTCGTACTACCTCTACTACTACGGCTCGTGGGGCGGGTGGGAGGCGGAGGCGCCGAAGGACGTGCGCGAGCTGTACGTGCTCAAGAAGCTGAGCAACCGCTACACGTGGGCGGGCAGCGTGGTGCATGAGAGCATCCGCGACGTGCTGTTGGACGTGCGGGCCGGGCGCGCGGTGGACGCGGCGGCGGTGGAGGCCCGGGCGCGCAAGCAGATGCAGGACGACTTCCGGCACTCGCAGAAGAAGGCGTTCTGGACGCAGAAGTACCGTAAGGGCTTCACCGGGCTGGTGGAGCACGAGTACGCCGAGGCCGTGGCGGACGAGGCCTGGAAGCAGAACTGGGAGACGGTGCGCGCGGCGCTCGCGTGGTTCTTCTCCTCGCGGTGGCCGGCGCTGGCGCGCTCGCTCAAGCCGGCGCAGTGGCTGGAGGTGGATGCCGGCTTCGACTTCTCCCACTTCACGATGGATGGGGTGAAGGTGTTCGCCATCCCGGACTTCGCCTACCTGGACGAGACGGGCGCGCCGGTGGTGGTGGACTGGAAGACGGGCAAGGCGCGCGAGGGGTACGACGAGCAGGTGCTGGGCTACGCGCTCTACGTGGCGCAGCGCTACAAGTTCCCGTTGGACAAGGTGCGCGCCTCGCTCGTGTACCTCAACGCGGGGCTGGAGCAGGACGTCCACGTGGACTTGGCGTCGCTGGAGTCCTTCAAGGGGCGCTTCACCGAGAGCGTGGCGCGCATGCGCGGGATGCTCAAGGACGTGGCCACCAACACGCCCCAGGACGCCTCGGCGTTTCCGATGACGCAGGAGCTGTCCTCCTGCGTGCGCTGTGCGTTCCGTCGCCCCTGTGGGCGGCTGGAGGCGGCGGCTCAGGCGACGCAGGCGTCCAAGGTGGCGTGA
- a CDS encoding DUF2934 domain-containing protein, whose product MARNTAKASATPEKTTAKAPQTPEPAPARNGPSHEQIARRAYEIFLARGGVPGNETQDWFQAERELRLGRQ is encoded by the coding sequence ATGGCCCGCAACACCGCCAAAGCCTCGGCCACGCCCGAGAAGACGACCGCCAAGGCCCCGCAGACGCCGGAGCCCGCTCCCGCGCGCAATGGCCCCAGCCATGAGCAGATCGCTCGCCGCGCCTATGAAATCTTCCTCGCGCGCGGCGGCGTGCCCGGCAACGAGACGCAGGACTGGTTCCAGGCCGAGCGCGAGCTGCGGCTCGGCCGCCAGTAG
- a CDS encoding amphi-Trp domain-containing protein, which produces MPRRPSRDVEKAYPRKEFVAKLRRLADAIEAEKSFTIQVAGERLHIPADAVFNIEHEREGGVDEVEFQLRWKRD; this is translated from the coding sequence ATGCCCAGAAGACCCAGCCGTGACGTGGAGAAGGCCTACCCCCGCAAGGAGTTCGTCGCCAAGCTGCGACGCCTGGCGGATGCCATCGAGGCGGAAAAATCCTTCACCATCCAAGTGGCCGGAGAACGGCTCCACATCCCCGCCGACGCGGTCTTCAACATCGAGCACGAGCGCGAGGGGGGCGTCGACGAGGTGGAGTTCCAACTTCGCTGGAAGCGGGATTGA